In one window of Bradyrhizobium sp. AZCC 1721 DNA:
- a CDS encoding cytochrome P450, with the protein MHGTIDLAGDSHLRAARDAAQSMPLADFDVGNPELFQNDSFWPYFDRLRRDDPVHYCRDSMFGPYWSITKYNDIMDVETNHAVFSSASSLGGITIRDVAPDLRRESFIAMDQPRHSAQRKTVAPMFTPTHLDQLAINIRKRSAECLDNLPKNETFDWVDQVSIELTTQMLAVLFDFPWKDRRKLTRWSDIATTIPHHGGLVETEDQRQAELLECATYFARLWKERINQPPKSDLLSMMAHSDATRDMDPKNFLGNLILLIVGGNDTTRNTLSGSVYALNKNPDQYRKLRDNPELIDSFVPEVIRWQTPLAHMRRTALEDIEFRGRQIKKGDKIVMWYVSGNRDEEVIERPYEFIIDRARPRTHLSFGFGIHRCVGIRLAELQLKIIWEEILKRYDNIEVIGEPKRVYSSFVKGYETLPVRIAA; encoded by the coding sequence ATGCACGGAACCATCGATCTCGCCGGAGATTCTCATCTGCGCGCCGCGCGCGATGCGGCTCAATCCATGCCGCTGGCGGATTTCGATGTCGGCAATCCCGAACTGTTTCAAAACGATTCATTCTGGCCGTATTTCGACCGGCTGCGCCGGGACGACCCGGTGCATTACTGCAGGGACAGCATGTTCGGGCCGTACTGGTCGATAACCAAGTACAACGACATCATGGACGTCGAGACCAACCACGCGGTGTTCTCCTCGGCGTCGTCGCTTGGCGGCATCACCATTCGCGACGTCGCGCCGGACCTGCGCCGCGAAAGCTTCATCGCGATGGACCAGCCGCGCCACTCAGCGCAGCGCAAGACGGTGGCGCCGATGTTCACGCCGACGCACCTGGACCAGCTCGCGATCAACATCCGCAAGCGCTCCGCCGAATGCCTCGACAACCTTCCGAAGAACGAAACGTTCGACTGGGTCGATCAGGTCTCGATCGAGCTGACCACGCAGATGCTCGCCGTGTTGTTCGACTTCCCCTGGAAAGACCGCCGCAAGCTGACGCGATGGTCCGACATCGCAACCACGATTCCGCATCATGGCGGCCTGGTCGAGACCGAGGACCAGCGGCAGGCCGAGCTGTTGGAATGCGCGACCTATTTCGCAAGACTGTGGAAGGAGCGCATCAACCAGCCGCCGAAGAGCGATTTGTTGTCGATGATGGCGCATAGCGATGCTACGCGCGACATGGACCCGAAGAATTTTCTCGGCAATCTGATCCTGCTGATCGTCGGCGGCAACGACACCACGCGCAACACGCTCTCGGGGAGCGTCTATGCGCTGAACAAGAATCCGGACCAGTATCGGAAGCTCCGCGACAACCCCGAACTGATCGACAGCTTCGTCCCCGAAGTAATCCGCTGGCAGACGCCGCTGGCGCATATGCGGCGCACCGCGCTCGAAGACATCGAATTCCGCGGGCGTCAGATCAAGAAGGGCGACAAGATCGTGATGTGGTACGTCTCGGGCAACCGCGACGAGGAGGTGATCGAGCGTCCCTACGAGTTCATCATCGACCGCGCCCGCCCCCGCACCCACCTTTCCTTTGGTTTCGGCATCCACCGTTGCGTCGGGATCAGGCTGGCGGAATTGCAACTGAAGATTATCTGGGAAGAAATCCTCAAGCGGTACGATAATATTGAGGTGATCGGCGAACCGAAGCGGGTATATTCGAGTTTCGTCAAGGGCTACGAGACCCTGCCGGTCCGCATCGCCGCCTAG
- a CDS encoding isovaleryl-CoA dehydrogenase has translation MISNAHRMFNFDLGETADAIRETVHAFSQNEIAPRAAQIDRSNQFPRDLWPKIGALGLHGITVEEEYGGAGLGYLEHCIALEEMSRASASVGLSYGAHSNLCVNQIRRNGNEAQKRKYLPKLISGEHVGSLAMSEPGAGSDVVSMKTRAEKKGDRFVLNGNKMWITNGPEADTLVVYAKTDPNAGPRGITAFLIEKGMKGFSTAQKLDKLGMRGSDTCELLFEDCEVPEDNVLSEVGRGANVLMSGLDYERAVLAAGPIGIMQACMDVVLPYVHERKQFGEPIGSFQLVQGKIADMYTTMNASRAYVYAVAKACDRGETTREDAAGAILYAAEKATQCALDAIQLLGGNGYINDYPTGRLLRDAKLYEIGAGTSEIRRMLIGRELFEKTA, from the coding sequence ATGATTTCCAACGCCCATCGGATGTTCAACTTCGATCTTGGCGAGACTGCGGACGCAATCCGCGAGACCGTGCATGCGTTTTCGCAAAACGAGATCGCCCCGCGCGCCGCGCAGATCGACCGCAGCAATCAGTTTCCGCGCGATCTCTGGCCGAAGATTGGCGCGCTCGGCCTGCACGGTATCACGGTGGAAGAGGAATATGGCGGCGCCGGCCTCGGTTATCTCGAGCACTGCATCGCACTGGAAGAAATGTCGCGGGCATCAGCCTCCGTCGGCCTGTCCTACGGCGCCCATTCCAACCTCTGCGTCAACCAGATCCGCCGCAACGGCAATGAGGCGCAGAAACGGAAGTATCTGCCGAAGCTGATCTCGGGCGAGCATGTCGGCTCGCTCGCGATGTCGGAGCCGGGTGCTGGCTCAGACGTGGTCTCGATGAAGACCCGCGCCGAAAAGAAGGGCGACCGCTTCGTGCTGAACGGCAACAAGATGTGGATCACCAACGGTCCCGAGGCGGACACGCTGGTGGTCTACGCCAAGACTGATCCTAACGCCGGCCCGCGTGGCATCACCGCCTTCCTCATCGAAAAGGGCATGAAGGGATTTTCCACCGCGCAAAAGCTCGACAAGCTCGGCATGCGCGGCTCCGACACCTGCGAACTCTTGTTCGAGGATTGCGAGGTGCCGGAAGACAACGTGCTGAGCGAGGTCGGCCGCGGCGCCAACGTCTTGATGAGCGGCCTCGACTATGAGCGCGCGGTGCTGGCGGCGGGCCCGATCGGCATCATGCAGGCCTGCATGGACGTGGTGCTGCCTTACGTGCACGAGCGCAAGCAGTTCGGTGAGCCGATCGGCAGCTTCCAGCTGGTGCAGGGCAAGATTGCCGACATGTACACCACGATGAACGCCTCGCGTGCCTACGTGTACGCCGTGGCAAAAGCCTGCGACCGCGGCGAGACCACGCGGGAGGACGCCGCCGGTGCGATCCTCTACGCGGCGGAGAAGGCGACGCAATGCGCGCTCGACGCCATCCAGCTCCTCGGCGGCAACGGCTATATCAACGACTACCCGACCGGGCGGCTGCTGCGCGACGCCAAACTTTATGAGATCGGCGCCGGCACCAGCGAAATCCGCCGCATGCTGATCGGACGGGAGCTGTTCGAAAAGACGGCGTAG